The following are from one region of the Streptomyces decoyicus genome:
- a CDS encoding peptidoglycan-binding domain-containing protein, with protein MSFVRLVGLNGDNQPEDVRDVQEFLNDFRADNGLELIVVDGLVGPATIGAIKGFQAAQGGDQDGQIVLAESSSGGVAGQGDGDTLKEACEAAKADCKAKAGCAQGDTLKTEKCFCWRGGTQVFTCQVKCSCQSPVA; from the coding sequence GTGTCATTTGTTCGTTTGGTCGGCCTTAATGGCGACAATCAGCCCGAGGATGTGCGGGATGTCCAGGAGTTCCTCAACGACTTCCGGGCCGACAACGGCCTTGAGCTGATCGTTGTGGATGGCCTGGTGGGACCGGCCACAATCGGTGCGATCAAGGGGTTCCAGGCAGCCCAGGGCGGGGACCAGGACGGGCAGATCGTGCTCGCGGAGTCCAGCTCTGGTGGCGTGGCTGGCCAAGGCGACGGGGACACCCTGAAGGAGGCATGCGAGGCCGCCAAGGCGGACTGCAAGGCCAAGGCTGGCTGCGCGCAGGGGGACACGCTGAAGACGGAGAAGTGCTTCTGCTGGCGGGGTGGCACCCAGGTATTCACCTGTCAGGTCAAATGTAGTTGCCAGTCGCCGGTGGCCTGA